From the Acetobacter aceti genome, one window contains:
- a CDS encoding cytosine permease encodes MSVTPTLTQVTSSRQGGIETRSIDYVPENERHGRVADQGPFWFLGNFQFFTIAIGFVGPSMGLSLGYTALAGVIGILFGTLFMAFHASQGAELGLPQMIQSRAQFGYRGVSLVLIGTLVTFIGFNVVDTVLLSAGLNGIFGWNITAVTIGMAIIAALFAIYGHDCLHTIFKLCFYVSLPLYVILTGAILTGHAGGSAPTIVGFSWVAFIGQIAASASYNITYAPYVSDYSRYLPRNTRPVSIIMAVMFGASSSAIWLITLGAWLATRLGASDGLVALHQAGDTVFPGFGSVVALASVIALIATMGLNAYSCMLTILTGIDSFRPLNPTRSARILTVIIVAAIWTGLSLQCPSDAIGLLFATLTVMLYLLVPWTAVNLVDYFLVRKGRYAITNLFMPGGGIYGMWQSRGLLAYAIGFLVTIPFAVLPEIYTGPIAKMLGGVDIGWLVGLIVSGSVYALLSRSLDLKAEETAITKSEADLKTMQIMAPTESSAVPVMDDVWK; translated from the coding sequence ATGTCAGTCACACCTACCCTCACCCAGGTCACTTCCTCCCGACAGGGAGGGATCGAAACCCGTTCCATCGACTACGTGCCCGAGAACGAGCGTCACGGTCGCGTTGCGGATCAGGGGCCCTTCTGGTTCCTGGGTAATTTCCAGTTCTTTACAATCGCCATCGGATTTGTCGGGCCCAGCATGGGCCTCTCTCTGGGTTATACGGCCCTCGCTGGTGTCATCGGAATCCTGTTCGGCACGCTGTTCATGGCGTTTCACGCCTCACAGGGCGCGGAACTCGGCCTGCCGCAGATGATCCAGTCCCGGGCGCAGTTCGGCTACCGGGGCGTCTCTCTCGTCCTGATTGGCACGCTGGTCACGTTCATAGGCTTCAATGTTGTTGACACGGTGCTGCTTTCCGCCGGTCTGAACGGGATCTTCGGCTGGAACATCACAGCCGTCACGATCGGCATGGCCATCATCGCCGCGCTGTTCGCCATATACGGCCATGACTGCCTGCACACGATCTTCAAGCTCTGCTTCTATGTCTCCCTCCCCCTGTACGTCATCCTGACAGGAGCGATCCTGACGGGCCATGCGGGGGGTTCCGCGCCAACAATCGTCGGGTTCAGCTGGGTAGCCTTCATCGGACAGATCGCTGCCAGCGCCAGCTACAACATCACCTACGCACCGTACGTTTCCGACTATTCCCGCTATCTGCCGCGGAACACCAGACCGGTGTCGATCATCATGGCCGTGATGTTTGGGGCATCCTCCTCTGCCATCTGGCTCATCACCCTCGGCGCCTGGCTTGCGACCCGGCTCGGTGCTTCCGACGGACTGGTCGCCCTCCATCAGGCAGGAGACACTGTCTTCCCGGGATTTGGATCGGTTGTTGCCCTGGCATCTGTTATTGCGCTGATCGCCACGATGGGTCTCAATGCCTATAGCTGCATGCTGACCATCCTGACCGGGATAGACTCCTTCCGCCCGCTCAATCCGACCAGAAGCGCCCGTATCCTGACAGTTATTATCGTCGCAGCAATCTGGACAGGACTGTCACTGCAATGTCCTTCCGACGCCATCGGGCTGCTTTTCGCGACCCTGACGGTCATGCTGTATCTGCTCGTGCCGTGGACAGCGGTCAACCTGGTCGATTATTTTCTGGTTCGCAAAGGCCGTTACGCCATCACAAATCTCTTCATGCCCGGTGGCGGTATTTACGGCATGTGGCAATCTCGTGGCCTGCTGGCCTACGCAATCGGATTCCTCGTCACCATACCATTCGCCGTTCTGCCTGAAATCTACACCGGTCCAATCGCGAAAATGCTGGGTGGCGTCGATATCGGCTGGCTTGTCGGGCTCATTGTCTCCGGCAGCGTCTATGCCTTGCTGAGCAGATCTCTCGATCTCAAGGCGGAAGAGACAGCCATTACAAAAAGTGAAGCTGATCTCAAGACCATGCAGATAATGGCTCCGACAGAATCATCGGCTGTGCCTGTCATGGATGACGTGTGGAAATAA
- a CDS encoding LysR family transcriptional regulator, whose translation MLGSLSDLDLRLIRVFLAIVDAGGISTAQGILNVGQSTISTQLATLETRLGFRLCERGRSGFRLTAKGERFTELARHLVGAVEDFSVQARNMDRRLVGTLRIGIIGHTPFSENIRISQAIARFRQRDEAVRLDIRVCSPGEQEERLLSGTLDIAMGYFWHRIPSLQFTPLFIERQIAYCGRGHPLFFHVGQVSQAEAWEYDWGWRTYPLPQSLFSDSPKSITATADNMEALAMLVLSGHHLAFLPQHFARSYEEQGLIASLNPQVLRYDVTFHAVSRQRQNLGDIPKAFLDDLASVHLSSVAEGLVSTETEKI comes from the coding sequence ATGCTTGGTAGTCTCAGCGATCTGGACCTGCGTCTGATCCGCGTTTTCCTGGCGATTGTGGATGCGGGCGGAATTTCCACGGCGCAAGGCATCCTGAACGTCGGGCAGTCCACGATCAGCACCCAGTTGGCGACGCTGGAGACACGGCTGGGCTTTAGACTATGTGAACGCGGCCGGAGTGGATTTCGGCTGACTGCAAAAGGAGAGCGCTTCACGGAACTGGCGCGTCATCTGGTTGGGGCTGTTGAAGATTTCAGCGTTCAGGCCCGCAACATGGATCGTCGCCTCGTCGGCACGCTCCGGATCGGGATTATCGGGCATACCCCATTCAGTGAAAACATCCGCATCAGTCAGGCCATCGCGCGTTTCCGGCAGCGTGATGAAGCTGTCAGACTGGATATCCGCGTCTGTTCACCCGGTGAGCAGGAAGAGCGTTTGCTGAGTGGAACACTCGATATAGCGATGGGCTATTTCTGGCACAGGATTCCCAGTTTGCAGTTCACGCCGCTCTTCATCGAAAGGCAGATTGCTTACTGCGGACGGGGGCATCCTCTGTTTTTTCATGTCGGGCAGGTCTCGCAGGCCGAGGCCTGGGAGTATGACTGGGGGTGGAGAACATATCCTCTTCCACAGTCACTCTTTTCCGACAGTCCTAAATCCATCACGGCGACAGCTGACAATATGGAAGCCCTGGCCATGCTTGTCCTGTCGGGACATCATCTGGCATTCCTGCCTCAGCATTTTGCAAGATCCTATGAGGAGCAGGGGCTGATCGCCTCTCTTAATCCGCAGGTATTGCGCTATGATGTAACTTTTCACGCTGTGTCGCGACAAAGACAGAATCTGGGGGACATACCGAAAGCTTTTCTGGATGACCTTGCCAGCGTCCATCTTTCGTCTGTTGCGGAAGGGCTGGTCTCTACCGAAACAGAAAAGATCTGA